Part of the uncultured Cohaesibacter sp. genome is shown below.
AGTCTTGGTTGGAATCCGAATTTGTAGGTTAAAAAAATGGGTAATTGGTTTAATTCCGAAATGTGGGATTGAAATTGCTTCGTTGATCGTTTATTCCTATTCTCGTCGAAGAATGGGAGGTTTTCGATGATTTATCCCCGCAATACCCTTTTCGTGCTGGCCTGTGCGCCAGCAATGGTGGCAGCCGCCAGCGCTGCCGATTTTCCAACAAGACCAGTGACGATCATCGTTCCCGCCGCAGCTGGTGGCGGAGGTGATACAACATCCCGCATCCTTGCACGCAGCATCGAGCAGGAAATGGGCTGGACGGTCAGCATCATAAATCAGGGACAAGGTGGAGGCGTGGTCGGATTGACGAGCATGGTCAACGCCGCGCCTGATGGCTATACGATCGGTCTTCTGTTCCCTTATGCCGGTTACAAATACACCGGTCAGGCAACCTTCGAAGGATCGAACTTCTCACCGATCGCCAACTTCAATGGTGACTCGTCCTCGCTCGTAACGTCGGCATCCTCGCCGTTCAAGACCCTTGCAGAGGCGCTCGACGCGATCAAGGCAGACCCGGCCAAATACAAGATCCATTGCAGTGGCGGCTGCGGTAGCGTCTGGGACGTACCGGTGGCTGGCATGATGATGGATTATGGCATCGACGTCGAAAAGATCACCTGGATTCCGGGGCAGGGCGCTGCCACCGGCTTGCAGGAACTGGCCTCTGGTGGCGTCGACTTCCAGACTGTCTCCCTGCCGGAAGCTTCGGCCCTCATGACCGCCGGTCTTGTTCGGGCGCTTGGCGTCCTCAGCCCCACTCCCGTGCCCGGCTTTGAAGATGTGACCCTTGCCGGTGAGGTTGTCGGCCATCCGGTGGACGGCGGCACATGGCGCGCTCTTGGCGGCCCGGCCGGATTGTCGGCCGAAATCGCCGGCACCTGGGAAGAGGCCGTTGAGAAGGCTGTTCAGTCGGAGAGTTTCAAGTCGGCGATGAAGACCGCCAATTTCGGTATCAAATGGATGAATACCGAAGATCTTGCCGCGCTGATGAAACGCCATGAAGAGGACACCGCCCGCGTGATGGCTGCCCTTGGCTACGGCAAATAGCAAGGTTCATTTCAAAGAGACAATTCAATGAAAGTGCATGACAGCATCGTTGGTCTTGTCGTCGCCGTTCTGGGAGGGGCCATCGCGCTCTACTCCCAGAGTCTGGTGCCGCCACGTCATTTGAACTACGGGCCGGGGTTCTTTCCTCTGCTCATCGGCATTGGTCTGCTGCTCGTCGGTGGGGGGCTTATGGTGCAGGGCTACGTCACCGGGCGTGGGCAACCACTGGTCCATCGCCCTCGCTGGCTGGCAAGCCGTGATTTCACCTTTCGGTTCTGGATCATTCCGATCGCGATTCTCTTCTATTGGCTGGCCGTAACGCCGCTCGGTTTCCTGGCCACCTCGACAATTTTGCTCGCGATGATCCAGATCGCAAACGGTGTGCGCTGGAAGCTGGCGGTCACCGTTGCGCTGATCACTTCGGTGGTGGTGAACATCCTGTTTGCCTCCATCCTGCATGTGCCCCTGTCCTGGGGCGTGCTCACACCAATTTCGGGATGGTTCATATGGTAGACGCTGGCTCAATTCTGGCGCAGCTCGCCGATCCTTATCTGCTGCTGGTCATCATGGTATCGGCCGCTTACGGGCTTGCAATCGGGTCCATTCCCGGCCTCACAGCCCTGATGGCGACGGCTCTGCTTGTGCCTTTCATCATTTTCATGGCTCCGCTGCCGGCGATTGCCTCGATCATTACGGCGTCCGCGATGGCGATCTTTGCCGGAGATATTCCTGGTGCCTTGCTGCGCATGCCCGGCACACCGGCCTCGGCGGCCTATACCGATGATGCCTTCAAGCTGACCCGGCAAGGCAAGTCGGCAACGGCGCTCGGGGCTGGGCTGTTTGCCTCGGCCTTCGGCGGGGTGGCCAGCGCAACCATCCTGACGCTGGCCGCGCCGTGGCTTGCCCGGATCGCGCTGTCCTTCTCGAGCGTCGAGTATTTCTGGCTTGGCGTTCTGGGGCTGAGTTGTGCCACCTTCGTGGCTGGACCTTCGCTGCTGAAGGGGCTTGCGTCGCTGTTGTTCGGCCTGTTTCTGGCCACCATGGGGCTTGATCCGATTTCCGGCATGCCGCGCTTCACCTTCGGTTCGACCAATCTGGTCGGCGGGCTGGGGCTCATTCCGGTTTTGATCGGCCTGTTTGCCGTCTCCGAACTGTTGCGCAACAGCTATGGGCAGGACAGGCAGATGTCTGAAAAGGCAAAGCCCACATCCATCCTCAAGACAGTCTTCAAACTGATGTGGCCCCACAAGATCGGTCTGCTGCGCGGCAGTCTGCTCGGCACGATCGTCGGCTCGCTGCCCGGAGCCGGATCTGATATCGCCGCTTGGATTTCCTACGCTCTTGCCAAGAAGTCCTCAAAGCGTGGGGGCAGCGATACCGAGGAGGGCGCCGTCGAGCGGATCATGTCGGCCAGCGCGGCCAACAACGCCAGCCTGGGCGGGGCCTATATCCCGGCCACCGTGTTCGGTATCCCCGGCGATGCGATCACTGCCATCGTGATCAGTGTCATGTTCATCAAGGGGGTCAACCCCGGACCGACGCTGTTTCTCAACCAGCCGCAGGTGATCTATGCGATCTTTGCGATCTTCTTTCTTGCAAACCTTCTGATGTTGCCGCTCGGGATCGCCTGTATCCGGGCCTTCGGGCTGATCCTGCGCCTGCCGACCAGCATCATCTCACCCGTCATCCTGCTGTTCTGCATTCTGGGTGCCTTCTCCGTCGAGAACACGCTGTTCGCTGTTGGCCTCGTCGCACTGTTCGGCCTGCTTGGCTATGT
Proteins encoded:
- a CDS encoding tripartite tricarboxylate transporter TctB family protein, whose protein sequence is MKVHDSIVGLVVAVLGGAIALYSQSLVPPRHLNYGPGFFPLLIGIGLLLVGGGLMVQGYVTGRGQPLVHRPRWLASRDFTFRFWIIPIAILFYWLAVTPLGFLATSTILLAMIQIANGVRWKLAVTVALITSVVVNILFASILHVPLSWGVLTPISGWFIW
- a CDS encoding tripartite tricarboxylate transporter permease, giving the protein MVDAGSILAQLADPYLLLVIMVSAAYGLAIGSIPGLTALMATALLVPFIIFMAPLPAIASIITASAMAIFAGDIPGALLRMPGTPASAAYTDDAFKLTRQGKSATALGAGLFASAFGGVASATILTLAAPWLARIALSFSSVEYFWLGVLGLSCATFVAGPSLLKGLASLLFGLFLATMGLDPISGMPRFTFGSTNLVGGLGLIPVLIGLFAVSELLRNSYGQDRQMSEKAKPTSILKTVFKLMWPHKIGLLRGSLLGTIVGSLPGAGSDIAAWISYALAKKSSKRGGSDTEEGAVERIMSASAANNASLGGAYIPATVFGIPGDAITAIVISVMFIKGVNPGPTLFLNQPQVIYAIFAIFFLANLLMLPLGIACIRAFGLILRLPTSIISPVILLFCILGAFSVENTLFAVGLVALFGLLGYVMEENEVPLAPAILGLILGPLLEQTFMTTMLKSQGDLVTFFNRPIGGTIGAFTILVWALIIGLKLFANRAKTDDSLADTAA
- a CDS encoding tripartite tricarboxylate transporter substrate binding protein, which produces MIYPRNTLFVLACAPAMVAAASAADFPTRPVTIIVPAAAGGGGDTTSRILARSIEQEMGWTVSIINQGQGGGVVGLTSMVNAAPDGYTIGLLFPYAGYKYTGQATFEGSNFSPIANFNGDSSSLVTSASSPFKTLAEALDAIKADPAKYKIHCSGGCGSVWDVPVAGMMMDYGIDVEKITWIPGQGAATGLQELASGGVDFQTVSLPEASALMTAGLVRALGVLSPTPVPGFEDVTLAGEVVGHPVDGGTWRALGGPAGLSAEIAGTWEEAVEKAVQSESFKSAMKTANFGIKWMNTEDLAALMKRHEEDTARVMAALGYGK